The nucleotide sequence ccatccccactccctttctgatccccccttttccaataatttatatatatttttcttttcccacctatttccattattttaaaatgtattcccatccattgttttatctctaccttttagcctattttgatctcctccccaccccatccccactagggctatcttgtcccttgctcgtcctgctttctacccttaatgtccccattagcacgtttcttagctaatatcaccactgtcaacacctctttgtccttttgtctatgacatcttttggcaatctccacctatcactggccctctatccagctctacctgtcctcccccccttaaaccagtttacatttcacctcttttctatttttccttaggtctgatgaagagtcattcggactcgaaatgttaactgtgttcatctccgcagctgctgtcagacccgctgagtttttccaggtatttttgattttgttgaaCTATTTTCCTGGATTCGAAACATACATTTGCCTTTGGCTCGGGGGAGTTGTAAATTCATTATTACTCCTGATTTAGTAAagcacagattacagagcacagcgAATGGTCACATGATGAACTGATATCATTTGTTTTGCAAAGGAAACAGACAACGCCTTTCATTCATAACTAGATTTAATGCATTGAAATTGGAAGTGACAGTTCTGGTGTTATTACTTTTCCTTAGTCAATGATAACTGTAAAGATTgaagccaggattttccggccccgttgtgggtgggacccgctgTGCTTGAGGCGATGTCCCAGCCAGAAATCCATTGGCTTGctgcgggaccagaagatcgtgGCGGCAGGTGGGTGCGGAAAACCCCGCAGTGAGTGTTTTCCcagtgacaccctctgcagaaaCAGACAAATTAAAGGGATTAGCCACTGTAAACTCTGATTTAGGAGTAAAACATTGGCACAGATTTCTCATTTGATACAATATATTACATCTCACAAAAGGCTGAGACACCAATAAATAAAAAGCACACTGAAGCACATAACATCACATCCAACCGGAATATTATCGAGTCAAGTTTCATATAGGAATAACAAGATATTAGTGAGATTCTCCACACGCTGATTCCTGGCTGACACTCACTGGTTTCAGTTTATGAATATACACATGAAGTGCCTTGTTCATTCTCTTATTAATTACAATATCTTTAGTCTTCTCCCAGGAGTTTCACCTTTTTCAAATCTTATTACAGTAGATACATCTATATTGTTCTCCAATCTTTTGTGGTTTTAGCTGCTCCCAACACTAGAGAGAGCATTTGTTAAAAGAAGAAGTTTATACGAACCATATCCCAATAACCAGTATAACCAGTTGTTGGTTTCAAGAGCATAATTCTGTCAGTCCAATTCTTGTTCAAACCTTGAAGAGTTCCTCACATAACTCAATATTCAAAACTTCTTTATAACCACCAGACTTTGCTCACATCGACAAATTCACTTGGTTTTCAGATCCTGCTACTGGCATTGATCTTccaacctcctccctcctcacacacatactgcaaagAATGGACTATCAGTGCTGCTGCAAGGATTCTTCACTACCTCAAATAGAAACACTAACACTGAGAAACTAGTTAATTTTATAGGTCTGATGGTTAACCCATGCACtcagctgtctctcacacacacttctcagtCCAACTTGCTGCTTATCTCTAGAGCTTTCTTGTAGACCTGAGTGAAATTATCCAAGTCTGTGAGCAGTGAAGAGCTGCTGTCCACCAGCTGTTGGTGGAAACACTTCATGTGGCAAATCTGTGGGTGATTCCTGAGATCCTCAAAGTCCTCGAGATGCAGCAGGTTTTCTGCAGATATGCAGCTGCGAATCGGCCTGTCCTCTGGTAAATAATGCAGGTGAAACAATTCTTTAGAAAGGAGGCTGCACTCATTttttgtggtgggtgtgtggtcgCAACCTTCAGCCCCCATCATCTGCTCTGCTGATTCTGTAAGCCCTGGTGATAAAGTGGCTGATTGAGTGTTAACATCACAAGCTGAAAATCTGCCAGCGTGCTTCAGAATTCCTTTCTTTCGATATGTAATTATGCCAGGGCCCTTCAATTCTGCACCATGTTTAGTTGAGGAGTTGGAGTTGGTACTAGCATCACCAACTGGGTGCAGGAACTCCGAGGATTCACTGTGTTCTGGTGAGGAGTAGTAGCCGGACTCTCTCTGCTGTGTTTTCTTCAGGATTCTCTTCTTCAGCGTCACAATGGAGTGGTCTGCAGCTTGTGTGGACAGAGGAGTTGGTTCAATCCTCCCACTGGCTCCAGCAGATGGACCATCCCTGTCAAGTTCATGCCCCAACACTCCTATCACAGCCGCTGAACTGTGAGAGCGATAGTCATTGTTAATCTTCTTTAAAATTCCTTTGGGCCTTTTGAAAATGCACTTGGCTGGAGTGTTAGTGGACACTCCTTCATGCAGACTGGATGCAATGTCATTCCCTTTCTTGGATTTCTTCACAGATGTCTGGACTGCTAGCATCCCTTTGTATTTATAATGCTTGATTGGGCATTTTacctttgactctccctctgacTGTACACAGCGTGAGTGATGTTGCCGATTGATAAACTGAGCGAGGAGTGGAGAGTCCGAGCTTGCAGCTggatcacagtcacacacactcacttgatAACCCCAGTTCACCCACCAGTGATTAGCAATGTCCTCGATTGTGGCTCGGCGTTCTGGATTCACCATCAGCATCCACCTGATGAGGCCATGGGCATCTGTCACAGACAAAGAGCAGGTAGTTATTTAGATCATTGCTCTACAGTCTCACTAGTTATAGGGCTGCTCTTGGGTTTTTCTTAATTGGTCACTGTGTATGTCCTACTTTTGTGCTCTGACATTCATCAGTACAAATGGCCTCAGTCACTTTATCCCTTTGATGTGTTAAACAGTCCTGTCCTGCCTGAGAGTATAGGTATACAAGGAAGAATAGCCATAGGAAGCTTTTAAAATATATAGCCATATTGGCTTTGTcagatttgattgaattttttgaggcggtgaccaggtgtgtagctgagggtaatgcagttgatgtagatatggatttcagcaaagcctttgacaaggtcccacatgggagacttataaagaaggcaaatgcatatgggatacagggtaatttgataaggtggattcaaaattggcttagtattaggaggcagagggtgatgacagaaggatgctttagtgactggaagccagtgtccagtggtgtaccacagggctcagtcccctattatttgtcatttatataaacgacatagatgactatgtggggagtcggattagtaagtttgccaatggcacaaagattggctggtggttaacagtaagggtgagtgtcttgggctacaggaagatatagacgggatggtcaaatgggcagataagtggcagatggaatttaaccctgaaaagtgtgaggtgatacactttggaaggagtaatttgacaaggaagtattcaatgtacggcatgacactaggaagttctgaggaacaaagggaccttggcgtgtgtgtccatagatctctgaaggcagaggggcacttttagttagtggggtgatgaaaaaggcatatgggacacttgcctttatcaatcgaggcatatattacaaaagtagggaagtcatgttggagttgtatagaaccttggtgaggccacagctggagtgtacagttctggtcgccacattataggaaggatgtgattgcactggaggggatacaggagagattcaccaggatgttgcctgggatgaaacatttaagttatgaagagaagctggatagacttgggctgttttcgatggagcagagaagactgaggggcgacctaatcgaggtgtacaagattatgaggggcatggacagggtggatagggagcagctgttcccctcagttgaagggtcagtcacaagggggcataagttcaaggtgaggggcaagaggtttagggggcatgtgaggaaaaacttttttacccagtgggtggtgacggtctggaatgcactgcctgggagggtggtggaggcaggttgcctcacatcgtttaaaaagtacctggatgagcacttggcactgtcataacattcaaggctataggccaagagctggtaaataggattaggtaggtaggtcaggtgtttctgacgtgtcagtgcagactcgatgggcggaagggccttttctgcactgtgattctgtgattctatcctTCAATGGCTAAACAGGCCTGGAGTATGAGAAACAAAATCATCTTGGAGGAGAGGTAAGGAGTATCATGAGTGTGTGGTAAATCAGTCAATTGACTGTAGGGAGGCAGCTGCATGAATAAGCTTGTGTTCTGGATGTACTGGGAAGACCCAAACTGGGTCCACCAAGGCCTCTCAGCTCCCCCAGAAGTTCCCACTTAGACTGGACACAAGTCGCCTTTAAGCTACATGTGTGCGTGGCCgtgtaaaaaaattaaagggcTCATCTACATAAACGAATAGACCGCAAACATCAAAAAAAACATTGATGGGGTGTtgatctcagccccaggacattgctgcaggagttcctcagagtagtgtctgagatccaactatcttcagctgctacataaatgaccttccttccatcataaggtcagaagtggggatgaatgcacaatgttcagcaccatttgcaactccccaCATACTGAAGTCATCCGTGGCCACATGTGGTAAGGCTGGACAAAgtttggcctgacaagtggcaagtaacattgtgccacacaagtgccaggcaatgaccatctccaacaagagagcatctaactatcgtcccttgacattACCATCAGTATCTCAAGTCTCTTCTCATAAATATAATTTTCCATTCCTAGCACTTTAGGAATCCTGAAGGTATGGAAggagctacataaatgcaatttctttctctcttttatttTGATAAATATATATAATAGAAAAAGGGAGCACATTTAAGGGCTAAAGCCATCCCTGTACTCCCCCGAGAGACTATTTCTGACCAGTCCCAACCCGCCACCCCCTGCCATTTCTGACACCTGTTTaccctgactctgtttcctgcACTCTGTCCACTCATTACACTTGCGTTTTTCAAAATGGTTTGGTGGTACACCTTTCAGTCACTCTCTGAAAATCCATGGTCACCAATATTGCATTCTGATTATCCATCCAGTCACCTCCTCAGAAACACTTTAACTCAAATTATGGATTCTAAATGGTTCCACAATTGGCATTAGACTTAGCAATATAATTTTAATAGCATCTTCACATCAAGACCCCCATACCTGATGGTGGAGTGGGTTCATGGTAATCCCTACTGCTAATCTGCCTGACGAGGTTTCTGTGGTTGCAACCATCAAATGGCATAGTCCCATAAACCAGAGTGTAGAGCAGCACACCAAGGGCCCAGCTGTCTACCTTTGATAGGTAGGGAGAGAAACACATAATTACATACACCATGCAGCTACATATAACAGATTGTGACAGCTTCCACAGATACACAAGCTCACAAACATTTTTAGATTGAAAATCCTGCAGTATTAAGCACACATATAACCAACGGAGCTCCTGGCTTGTTGTTTGCATTGCAATGGTGCTTTGAGATTGAGCTATTGACCTGTGTGTCTAGTCATTACTGACCTATCTCCCACAAACTCTGTATTGTGGTTCATCTGGCATCTGTCCACCTGAGTCTGATGTTACATTCTTCATGTACAGTTTTTCAATCTAGAGCTTTGGGAACATAGTTTATGCACGTTTATTATAAAAACTGACAAAAGGAAAGATACTTCCATAAATCCCTCACACGGAAGATGCTGTAATACCTTTCTCAAATCAAATCTCAAGGATAATTCAGTAGCATCGTCGTGATTGTGACAACTTCTAACAGTATTTTCACTGTTGAAAGCTCCAAGATTCCTTCCCATTTACCCCTGTTGTTCAGTTTCTTGCTCAATCTGGTGCAGCAGGGTAGAAGTAGGAATCCTCACTACCTCTCTCTACTAGTCTACACAATCCATTTCTTTATCAAATTGTTTGGACTAACTGAATGAGTCACAGTAAACCATTACCTGTTCCATTCGCATGGTTGGTGTTACATTGACTAGACAGGCTTTCCAGCAATACTTAAAATGTAATTACAAAGAATTCCAAAATTATAATTAAAAGACCCTTAAATAAACTGACTGAGAATTAAAAACAATTGACTGCCAATAAATTAAAAATGTCAAATGTTTCATCAGCGAATATCTATTCCATAAGAAGAGAAGGACATTTTTCTTATTCTCTGACACTAACCTGGCAACACACTGGTAAATTCTCCAGCTTCTGGCCCTAACCCAGCAATACACTGGTTAATTCTCCAGCCTCTGGCCCTAACCCGGTAATACATTGCAGCATTCAGTGATATCGCAATGCAGTGTTACaatatatcagtgttcagtgagcGTGCAGTGCAGTGTTACtatatatcagtgttcagtgagatcGCAGTGTAGGGTTGCTATATAAATGTTCAGAGTGATTGCAGTGTATGATTACTATATATCAATGTTCAGTGAGAACGTTGTGTGGTGTTACtatatatcagtgttcagtgtAATCGCAGTGCAGTATTACTATATATCAGTGTTCAGCATAATTGCAATGCAGTGTTACTACATATCTGCGATCAGTGATATCGCAATGCAGTGTTACAATATATATCAGTGTTCAGCGAGATTGCAGCATAATGTTACTATATATCAGTGTCCACTGAGATCGCAGTGAAGTGTTACTATATAACAGTGTTCAGAGAGATCACAGTGCAGTATTAATATttttcagtgttcagtgagatcGTAGTGTGGTGTTACtatatatcagtgttcagtgtAATTGCAGTGTAGTGTTACTATATATCAGTGTTCAGCATAATTGCAATGCAGTCTTACTATATATCTGTGCTCAGTGAGATCGCAATGCAGTATTACAATATATCGGTGTTCAGTGAGATCGCAATACAGTGTTACaatatatcagtgttcagtgagatcGCAATGCAGTGTTACaatatatcagtgttcagtgagatcGCAATGCAGTGTTATaatatatcagtgttcagtgagtgCGCAGTGCAGTGTTACtatatatcagtgttcagtgagtTTGCAGCATTGTGTTACTATATATCAGTGCTCACTGAGATCACAGTGTAGTGTTACTATATATCAGTGTTCTGGAAGATCGCAATGCAGTGTTACAATATATCAGTGTTCAGTTAGATTGCAGCATAGGGTTACTATATATCAGTGTGGACTGAGACGGCAGTATATTGTTACTGCATAACAGTGTTCAGAGAGATCGCAGTGTAGTAGTACtatatatcagtgttcagtgagaaCGTATTGTGGTGTTAAtatatatcagtgttcagtgagatGGCAGTGTAATGTTACGATATATCAGTGTTCAGAGAGATCACAGTGTAGTATTAGTAtatatatcagtgttcagtgagatcGCATTGCAGTGTTACAatatatcagtgctcagtgagatCGCATTGCAGTGTTACAATATTTCAGTGCTCATTGAGATTGCAGCATAGTGTTACtatatatcagtgttcagtgagatcGTAGTGTGGTGTTACTATATGTCAGTGTTCAGTGTAATTGCAGCATGGTGTTACTATATATCAGTGTTCAGGGAGATTGGAGTGCATTGTTCCtatatatcagtgttcagtgtAATCGCAGTGTAGTGTTATtatatatcagtgttcagtgagatcATAGTGTGGTGTTAATATATATCAGTTTCAGTGTGATCGCATTGTAATGTTACTATatatcagtgttcagagatatcGCAGTGTAGTATTAACatatatcagtgttcagtgagtgCGCATTGCGGTGCTACtatatatcagtgttcagtgagtgCGCAGTGTAGTGTTACtatatatcagtgttcagtgagatTGCAGCGTAGTGTTACTATATATCAACGTTCACTGAGATTACAGTGTAGCGTTACTATATATATGAGTCCAGTGAGATCGCAATGCAGTGTAGTAGTACTAGATACAGTGTTCAGTGAGAAAGTACTGTGGTGTTACtatatatcagtgttcagtgagatcGCAATGCAGTGTTACTATATATCAGAGTTCAGTGAGCGTGTAGTGTATTGTTACTATATAT is from Carcharodon carcharias isolate sCarCar2 chromosome 13, sCarCar2.pri, whole genome shotgun sequence and encodes:
- the LOC121286088 gene encoding NUAK family SNF1-like kinase 1 — translated: MRMKVAIKSIWKDRIKNVQDMIHIREDIEIMSSLNHPHIISIYEVFENKDKIVIVMECASKGELYNYISERHKLSERETRMFFRQIVAAVHCCHKSPLTLLNFKEQNLLLCNISIGEFSNSNLVYLWKLSQSVICSCMVYVIMCFSPYLSKVDSWALGVLLYTLVYGTMPFDGCNHRNLVRQISSRDYHEPTPPSDAHGLIRWMLMVNPERRATIEDIANHWWVNWGYQVSVCDCDPAASSDSPLLAQFINRQHHSRCVQSEGESKVKCPIKHYKYKGMLAVQTSVKKSKKGNDIASSLHEGVSTNTPAKCIFKRPKGILKKINNDYRSHSSAAVIGVLGHELDRDGPSAGASGRIEPTPLSTQAADHSIVTLKKRILKKTQQRESGYYSSPEHSESSEFLHPVGDASTNSNSSTKHGAELKGPGIITYRKKGILKHAGRFSACDVNTQSATLSPGLTESAEQMMGAEGCDHTPTTKNECSLLSKELFHLHYLPEDRPIRSCISAENLLHLEDFEDLRNHPQICHMKCFHQQLVDSSSSLLTDLDNFTQVYKKALEISSKLD